The following proteins come from a genomic window of Streptomyces sp. Sge12:
- a CDS encoding uridine kinase family protein: MEPQQSLESLARELAAAAPSLGPVRLIGIDGHAGSGKSTFAGRLAELLGAPVLHLDDVATHAEPFGWEERLRAQVLEPLAAGRPAHWAPYDWVERRFGPERVLEPVPVLLVEGVGAGRRALRPRLARLLWMETPREESWQRGRNRDGRELSDFWDGWERAERAHFSNDPSRPFADTLVRQSGTGYEWSSGTRATAGTSTSVTARDELPRA; the protein is encoded by the coding sequence GTGGAGCCACAGCAGTCACTTGAGTCACTCGCACGGGAGCTCGCGGCCGCGGCGCCCTCGCTCGGCCCGGTACGCCTGATCGGGATCGACGGGCACGCGGGGTCCGGGAAGAGCACCTTCGCGGGACGGCTCGCCGAGCTGCTGGGGGCGCCCGTGCTGCACCTGGACGACGTGGCCACCCATGCGGAGCCGTTCGGCTGGGAGGAGCGGCTGCGCGCGCAGGTGCTGGAGCCGCTCGCCGCCGGCCGGCCCGCGCACTGGGCCCCGTACGACTGGGTGGAGCGCCGCTTCGGGCCGGAGCGGGTGCTGGAGCCGGTACCGGTCTTGCTGGTGGAGGGGGTCGGGGCCGGGCGGCGGGCGTTGCGCCCGCGTCTGGCGCGGCTCCTGTGGATGGAGACGCCCCGCGAGGAGTCCTGGCAGCGGGGGCGAAACCGGGACGGGCGTGAACTTTCCGACTTCTGGGACGGATGGGAGCGCGCGGAGCGCGCGCACTTCTCCAACGACCCTTCGCGCCCCTTCGCCGACACCCTGGTACGCCAGAGCGGTACGGGATACGAGTGGTCTTCCGGGACCCGAGCGACGGCGGGAACCTCCACTTCCGTCACTGCGCGTGACGAACTCCCCCGGGCCTGA
- a CDS encoding peptidase C39 family protein, with protein MTEPTPRRAVLVAALAVAAAATAATVPGGSASAATPAAPRVPGPTVDNRFWYSYAHWLAGTHRGTTAVGGSRPGLEIAAAVGRTEYADPHTGRKATWEYATWTSPVHRSGVPATEAIASWNARTPAGTWIQIELRGTYTDGTTTPWYVMGRWASGDGDIRRTSVDGQTDGRSTVWTDTLALDSPAAAAGLRIAAWQLRLTLHRRPGAGRGPTVWLAGAMVSDVPDRFTVTPSAPSARTAHELKVPRYSQEIHAGQYPEYDNGGEAWCSPTSSQMIIEYWGGKAAPSSLTWVNPGYADPQVCHAARSTYDAAYKGCGNWPFNAAYAATYRGLAGVVTRLTSLADLETLVRAGLPAITSQSFRPDELTGAGYGTAGHLMTVIGFTAAGDVIANDPNSPDNPAVRRVYRRAEWENIWLRTKRTGVSGKVTSGSGGICYLYAPALPNRAQIRALRAVGVL; from the coding sequence ATGACCGAACCCACGCCGCGCAGGGCCGTACTCGTCGCCGCACTGGCGGTCGCCGCCGCGGCCACCGCCGCCACCGTCCCCGGCGGCAGCGCCTCGGCGGCCACCCCCGCGGCGCCACGGGTGCCGGGCCCCACCGTCGACAACCGCTTCTGGTACTCCTACGCCCACTGGCTCGCCGGCACCCACCGGGGCACCACCGCCGTCGGCGGCTCCCGCCCCGGCCTGGAGATCGCGGCGGCCGTCGGCCGCACCGAGTACGCCGACCCGCACACCGGGCGCAAGGCCACCTGGGAGTACGCCACCTGGACCTCCCCGGTGCACCGCTCCGGCGTGCCCGCCACCGAGGCGATCGCCTCCTGGAACGCCCGTACCCCGGCCGGTACCTGGATCCAGATCGAACTGCGCGGCACCTACACCGACGGCACGACCACCCCCTGGTACGTGATGGGCCGCTGGGCCTCGGGCGACGGCGACATCCGCCGCACCTCGGTGGACGGCCAGACCGACGGAAGGTCCACGGTCTGGACCGACACCCTGGCCCTCGACAGCCCGGCCGCGGCCGCCGGCCTGCGGATCGCGGCCTGGCAGCTCCGGCTCACCCTCCACCGGCGCCCGGGCGCCGGCCGCGGACCCACCGTATGGCTCGCGGGCGCCATGGTCTCCGACGTGCCGGACCGCTTCACCGTCACCCCCTCCGCGCCCTCCGCCCGTACCGCGCACGAGCTGAAGGTCCCGCGCTACTCGCAGGAGATCCACGCCGGCCAGTACCCCGAGTACGACAACGGGGGCGAGGCCTGGTGCAGCCCCACCTCCTCCCAGATGATCATCGAGTACTGGGGCGGCAAGGCCGCCCCCTCCTCCCTGACCTGGGTCAATCCGGGGTACGCCGACCCGCAGGTCTGCCACGCGGCCCGCTCCACCTACGACGCCGCATACAAGGGCTGCGGCAACTGGCCCTTCAACGCCGCCTACGCCGCCACCTATCGCGGCCTCGCCGGAGTCGTCACCCGCCTCACCTCCCTGGCCGACCTGGAGACCCTGGTCCGGGCCGGCCTCCCGGCCATCACCTCCCAGTCCTTCCGCCCGGACGAACTCACGGGCGCGGGCTACGGCACCGCCGGCCACCTGATGACCGTCATCGGCTTCACCGCGGCCGGGGACGTGATCGCCAACGACCCCAACTCGCCCGACAACCCCGCAGTGCGCCGCGTCTACCGGCGCGCCGAGTGGGAGAACATCTGGCTGCGCACCAAGCGCACGGGCGTCTCCGGCAAGGTCACCTCGGGCTCCGGGGGCATCTGTTACCTCTACGCCCCGGCCCTCCCGAACCGGGCGCAGATCCGCGCGCTGCGGGCGGTGGGGGTGCTGTGA
- a CDS encoding SPW repeat protein, translating into MTTHPSIEHHPDLAEMRTRFERVTSTPRAQAVEALALITGLYLAASPWIAGFSDLTPLAINNLIAGLAFCLCMGGLGSAYERTHAMAWTAVALGAWTIIAPWAIAGEMDTTRTVVSNVIAGGLALCLGLAMAAMAGRNRESRV; encoded by the coding sequence ATGACCACCCATCCCAGCATCGAACACCACCCCGACCTCGCCGAGATGCGCACCCGGTTCGAGCGGGTGACCAGCACCCCCCGCGCGCAGGCCGTCGAAGCGCTGGCCCTGATCACGGGCCTGTACCTGGCCGCCTCGCCGTGGATCGCAGGATTCAGCGACCTCACCCCGCTGGCGATCAACAACCTGATAGCCGGCCTGGCCTTCTGCCTGTGCATGGGCGGTCTGGGCTCCGCCTACGAGCGCACCCACGCGATGGCGTGGACGGCGGTCGCCCTCGGTGCGTGGACGATCATCGCCCCGTGGGCCATCGCCGGCGAGATGGACACGACGCGAACGGTGGTCAGCAATGTGATCGCCGGAGGTCTCGCCCTGTGCCTCGGCCTCGCGATGGCCGCCATGGCGGGCCGCAACCGCGAGTCCCGCGTCTGA
- a CDS encoding SCO1431 family membrane protein, protein MTADSAAPTAAPRNLVRTGGPKDDSSWLEHVLGWTLVVVVAMFVTQIGWL, encoded by the coding sequence ATGACTGCCGACAGCGCCGCCCCCACCGCCGCCCCCCGGAACCTCGTCCGTACCGGAGGTCCCAAGGACGACTCCTCCTGGCTGGAGCACGTGCTCGGCTGGACCCTCGTGGTCGTCGTCGCCATGTTCGTCACCCAGATCGGCTGGCTCTGA
- a CDS encoding TetR/AcrR family transcriptional regulator encodes MNNSQQRGATGRSQVRKAELIATGRKLFADTSYDALSMDDIAKQAGVAKGLIYYYFTSKRGYYLAIVEDSLAELVARAGGDTDLPGVERVRRTIDGYLHYAEHHHAAYRTIVTGGVGSDAEVLAIRDSVREELVATIAEGAYGRRTLPPIARLALVGWLSAVEGTTLDWTGALGAPDQPDRTALGALLVRQLRATLTVIEEFVPECPAPPTAEEPSDRRGDLAPVTGSP; translated from the coding sequence TTGAATAATAGTCAACAGCGTGGAGCGACCGGCCGATCCCAGGTACGCAAGGCCGAACTCATAGCCACCGGGCGCAAGTTGTTCGCCGACACCTCGTACGACGCGCTCTCCATGGACGACATCGCCAAACAGGCGGGCGTCGCCAAGGGGTTGATCTACTACTACTTCACCAGCAAGCGCGGCTACTACCTCGCCATCGTCGAGGACTCCCTGGCTGAACTCGTCGCCCGCGCCGGCGGCGACACCGACCTCCCCGGCGTGGAGCGGGTCCGCCGCACCATCGACGGCTACCTCCACTACGCCGAGCACCACCACGCCGCCTACCGCACGATCGTCACCGGCGGCGTCGGATCCGACGCCGAGGTGCTCGCCATCCGCGACTCCGTCCGCGAGGAGCTCGTCGCCACGATCGCCGAAGGCGCCTACGGACGCCGCACCCTCCCGCCGATCGCCCGCCTCGCCCTCGTGGGCTGGCTCTCCGCGGTCGAAGGGACCACCCTGGACTGGACAGGCGCACTGGGCGCCCCGGACCAGCCCGACCGCACCGCGCTCGGAGCCCTGCTGGTGCGCCAGCTGCGCGCGACACTGACAGTGATCGAGGAGTTCGTCCCGGAGTGTCCGGCACCTCCCACAGCCGAGGAGCCGTCCGACCGGCGAGGTGATCTTGCACCGGTGACGGGAAGCCCCTGA
- a CDS encoding acyl-CoA dehydrogenase, whose product MTDRAPQPVDRQLPTEESRDLLALVREIAQREIRPRAAEEEDSGRFPREVFTLLSEAGLLGLPYPGEFGGGEQPYEVYLQVLEELAAARLTVGLGVSVHSLACHGLAGYGTKEQQSAHLPDMLGGGLLGAYCLSEPAAGSDAASLTTKAVRDGDDWLITGTKAWITHGGVADFYTVLARTGAPGPKGITAFLVPGDAPGLTAAVPEKKMGMKGSPTAQLHFDGVRIPDSRRIGEEGQGFTIALAALDAGRLGIAACAIGVAQAALDEALAYALDRKQFGHPIADFQGLRFMLADMATKIEAGRALYLAAARLRDAGKPFSRQAAMAKLFCTDAAMSVTTDAVQVLGGYGYTADFPVERLMREAKVLQIVEGTNQIQRMVIARHLAGPETR is encoded by the coding sequence ATGACAGACCGCGCCCCGCAGCCGGTGGACCGACAGCTGCCCACCGAGGAGTCCCGGGACCTCCTCGCCCTCGTACGCGAGATCGCGCAGCGGGAGATCCGCCCCAGGGCGGCCGAGGAGGAGGACTCCGGCCGGTTCCCGCGGGAGGTCTTCACCCTGCTCTCCGAGGCGGGCCTGCTCGGCCTTCCGTACCCCGGGGAATTCGGCGGCGGCGAGCAGCCCTACGAGGTCTACCTCCAGGTCCTCGAAGAGCTGGCCGCGGCCCGCCTCACCGTCGGGCTCGGCGTCAGCGTGCACTCCCTGGCCTGCCACGGCCTCGCCGGTTACGGCACCAAGGAGCAGCAGAGCGCCCACCTGCCCGACATGCTCGGCGGCGGCCTGCTGGGCGCCTACTGCCTCTCCGAGCCGGCCGCCGGCTCCGACGCCGCCTCGCTCACCACCAAGGCCGTCCGCGACGGCGACGACTGGCTCATCACCGGCACCAAGGCCTGGATCACCCACGGCGGCGTCGCCGACTTCTACACCGTCCTCGCGCGCACCGGCGCCCCGGGCCCCAAGGGGATCACGGCCTTCCTGGTCCCCGGGGACGCCCCGGGCCTGACCGCGGCCGTGCCCGAGAAGAAGATGGGCATGAAGGGCTCGCCCACCGCCCAGCTGCACTTCGACGGCGTACGGATCCCCGACTCCCGCCGCATCGGCGAGGAGGGGCAGGGCTTCACCATCGCCCTGGCCGCGCTCGACGCGGGCCGCCTGGGCATCGCCGCCTGCGCCATCGGCGTGGCCCAGGCCGCGCTGGACGAGGCGCTGGCCTACGCCCTGGACCGCAAGCAGTTCGGTCACCCCATCGCGGACTTCCAGGGGCTGCGCTTCATGCTGGCCGACATGGCCACCAAGATCGAGGCGGGCCGGGCGCTGTACCTCGCGGCCGCGCGGCTGCGGGACGCGGGCAAGCCGTTCTCCCGCCAGGCGGCCATGGCCAAGCTGTTCTGCACGGACGCGGCGATGTCCGTCACCACGGACGCGGTGCAGGTCCTCGGCGGATACGGCTACACGGCGGACTTCCCCGTCGAGCGGCTGATGCGGGAGGCGAAGGTGCTCCAGATCGTGGAGGGCACCAACCAGATCCAGCGCATGGTCATCGCCCGCCACCTGGCGGGCCCGGAGACGCGCTGA